One window of the Cryptomeria japonica chromosome 7, Sugi_1.0, whole genome shotgun sequence genome contains the following:
- the LOC131856590 gene encoding coniferyl alcohol acyltransferase-like: MSPVVSTISKDYELKIINTEVIVPALPMQQRILSLSNLGLTIPPVSVHVFFYYKNHLTRTFASTLSHLKTSISKVLVSYYVSAGRMVTDSIGLPKVHCNNKGVRLTQAYAAAALSQLNLYNPDESVQGKLVPSLSKPFQEDGIPFFAAQVTEFGCGGIVVGCTLDHRVADAYSANMFLTSWAKLCRNDSTVPLNPSITRSILCPRDSPAYCAEINNMLIHDAIQSAANEEHFQSLIDFVEIAKPTPVLAKIYCREDDIQSYVLLSSGLRFSLYEVDFGWGKPTFGNYHFP; encoded by the exons ATGTCTCCCGTTGTGTCTACCATTTCCAAAGATTATGAGCTGAAGATTATTAACACAGAAGTCATAGTACCTGCTCTTCCAATGCAGCAGCGCATCCTTTCTCTGTCAAATCTGGGTCTCACTATTCCTCCAGTTTCTGTGCATGTGTTCTTCTATTATAAAAATCACTTAACTAGGACTTTTGCATCAACACTATCTCATCTCAAGACTTCCATCTCGAAGGTGTTAGTGTCCTATTATGTATCTGCAGGAAGAATGGTGACAGATAGTATTGGCCTACCAAAGGTCCATTGCAATAACAAGGGAGTTCGCTTGACCCAAGCTTATGCTGCAGCTGCTCTTTCTCAGCTGAATTTATACAACCCTGATGAGTCTGTGCAGGGGAAGCTTGTTCCTTCACTTTCAAAGCCCTTTCAAGAAGATGGTATTCCTTTCTTTGCTGCTCAG GTAACAGAGTTTGGCTGTGGAGGTATTGTTGTTGGCTGCACATTAGACCACAGAGTCGCAGATGCATACTCTGCAAACATGTTTTTGACAAGTTGGGCAAAGCTTTGTAGGAATGACTCAACTGTACCTCTGAATCCAAGCATCACACGCTCCATATTATGCCCTCGAGATTCCCCTGCTTACTGTGCTGAAATTAACAATAT GTTAATTCATGATGCCATACAGAGTGCAGCAAATGAGGAGCATTTTCAAAGCTTAATTGACTTCGTCGAGATTGCAAAGCCAACACCTGTCTTAGCCAAGATTTACTGTAGAGAAGATGACATTCAGTCCTACGTTTTGTTGTCTTCTGGACTGCGGTTTTCTTTGTATGAAGTTGATTTTGGATGGGGAAAGCCTACGTTTGGAAACTACCATTTCCCTTAG